In Zingiber officinale cultivar Zhangliang chromosome 1A, Zo_v1.1, whole genome shotgun sequence, a genomic segment contains:
- the LOC122030299 gene encoding 60S ribosomal protein L18a-like protein: MEQGRSHDYRNHGGNYILLRDEDPRLTKFDKRLPCFGCGIGWSCLLLGFLCPLIWYCAAIFYLCKYYDKDPRERSGLAACAIAALVCTILAFIVVAVFFF, translated from the exons ATGGAGCAAG GGAGATCTCATGATTATAGGAACCACGGTGGAAACTATATTTTGTTAAGAGATGAAGATCCTCGACTGACAAAGTTTGACAAGCGTCTTCCATGCTTTGGCTGTGGTATAGggtggtcctg TTTGCTTTTGGGATTTTTGTGCCCATTGATATGGTACTGTGCTGCAATTTTCTATCTGTGCAAATACTACGACAAGGATCCACGTGAGCGAAGTGGGCTAGCTGCTTGTGCAATAGCT GCATTGGTCTGTACAATTCTAGCCTTCATCGTGGTAGCTGTATTCTTCTTCTAG